The Candoia aspera isolate rCanAsp1 chromosome 6, rCanAsp1.hap2, whole genome shotgun sequence genome has a segment encoding these proteins:
- the LOC134500211 gene encoding uncharacterized protein LOC134500211 isoform X2, translating to MELGLIIDLTYTTRYYDVKDLPKSMEYKKLFTVGLEVPDDPTILQFKKWVRKFLWENADNEKLIGVHCTNGINRTGYLICRYLIDVEGWDPETAIQAFGEARGHHMDGNIYLTDLKTQPMRSNLGMNMWDADGDIVPPPNDIEGHIDRFPNEEYPRPGKRLRVYDDGHNDLPEEIRLREFDFINKGPGQRRKPYHDHQFQDDMQPLPQMRQRHFPDHQFHDDYQEEMQIKDLNFPTRRPGHRFQPFQDRQLGDDFPGNVSAADVVNMGHSQRQRPFPDTPCYNHRQIDTQLSRGQGQRRRPFYNRQSSDDFQSPVQDKNQLFLNKRPVERMRLFPNCTVHDDVQPPVGDFEYVSRGHGQRMVPFLDQQHHSELRRKMPLENFDDEDSERRSRPFHDNQSYCDFSEKSQMKDFQNRGPEQRLNSFNDHSSHANEPYEEYSERGRFSSHEYYAESPLLQRDYGSDNDDYSRTCRSDYPEDHRTIHPSDIINRGRKTRFAPYSSYPTVPSSSSHQEHSVSLHSGREHQREIKREMSQGKRLPVVTIDYNYGLPLDYTSEEDDRAHYDLHATEHYILK from the exons GATTTGCCCAAAAGTATGGAGTATAAGAAACTTTTTACTGTAGGTCTTGAAGTCCCAGATGATCCTACTATTCTACAATTCAAAAAATGGGTCAGAAaattcctgtgggaaaatgcagaCAACG AGAAACTCATTGGAGTACACTGTACTAATGGAATTAATAGAACAGGTTACCTGATATGCAG ATATCTTATTGATGTTGAAGGTTGGGATCCAGAAACAGCAATCCAAG CTTTTGGAGAAGCACGTGGCCACCATATGGATGGTAATATATATCTGACAGATCTTAAAACTCAGCCAATGAGAAG CAATCTGGGGATGAATATGTGGGATGCTGATGGAGATattgtgccaccaccaaacgatATAGAGGGACATATTGATCGATTTCCAAATGAAGAATATCCTAG GCCTGGTAAAAGATTAAGAGTTTATGATGATGGCCACAATGACTTACCGGAAGAGATCCGATTGAGAGAGTTTGATTTTATTAATAAGGGTCCTGGGCAACGTCGAAAACCATATCATGATCACCAGTTTCAAGATGACATGCAGCCACTGCCACAAATGAGACAAAGGCATTTCCCTGACCACCAGTTTCATGATGACTACCAGGAAGAAATGCAGATTAAAGATTTAAACTTTCCTACAAGAAGACCGGGACACAGATTTCAACCTTTCCAAGACCGCCAGCTTGGTGATGACTTTCCAGGAAATGTATCAGCTGCAGACGTTGTTAATATGGGCCATAGTCAGAGGCAAAGACCTTTTCCTGACACTCCTTGTTATAACCATAGACAGATAGATACCCAGCTCAGCAGAGGCCAAGGACAAAGACGAAGACCATTTTACAATCGACAGTCTAGTGATGATTTTCAGTCACCTGTGCAGGACAAAAATCAATTGTTCCTGAATAAGAGACCTGTGGAAAGAATGAGACTGTTTCCTAATTGTACTGTTCATGATGATGTTCAACCACCAGTGGGAGATTTTGAGTATGTTAGCAGAGGGCATGGACAAAGAATGGTACCTTTCCTTGACCAGCAGCATCACAGTGAATTACGAAGAAAAATGCCATTAGAAAATTTTGATGATGAAGATTCTGAAAGAAGAAGTAGACCATTCCATGATAATCAATCATACTGTGATTTTAGTGAAAAGTCACAGATGAAAGATTTCCAAAACAGGGGACCTGAACAAAGGTTGAATtcttttaatgaccattcatcTCATGCTAATGAGCCATATGAGGAGTATTCTGAAAG aGGCCGTTTTTCTTCCCATGAGTACTATGCAGAGTCTCCCTTACTTCAGAGAGATTATGGCTCTGATAATGATGATTATAGTAGAACTTGCAG ATCTGATTACCCTGAAGATCACAGAACAATCCATCCTTCAGATATAattaacagaggaagaaaaactaGATTTGCACCATATTCCTCTTACCCAACCGTTCCCTCTTCATCTTCACATCAGGAACATTCAGTCTCATTGCACAGTGGAAGGGAACATCAGCGTGAAATTAAGAGAGAGATGAGCCAGGGAAAAAGATTGCCAGTTGTAACAATTGATTATAATTATGGCTTGCCTTTAGACTATACTTCTGAGGAGGACGATCGAGCTCATTATGATTTACATGCAACAGAACACTACATTTTGAAATGA